Proteins encoded by one window of Salicibibacter halophilus:
- a CDS encoding TRAP transporter small permease: protein MVALTKLNKFLDHLEEYFGVISLIAASGLIFLNVVMRYVFSTSIPWSGEAARYLIIWFIFIGSSFAVRERAHAKVDVLVSYVSPRVQKVLSILASFFAINFCVFLIVSGIQTVQNVAAFSSITPALEIPMYIPYLAIPVGASLMLYRFSQLIVEDMKSDPNNQDVEEDHL from the coding sequence GTGGTTGCATTGACCAAGCTAAACAAATTTCTGGATCATCTTGAAGAATATTTTGGGGTTATATCATTGATCGCTGCATCGGGACTCATATTTCTTAACGTTGTTATGAGATATGTATTTAGTACATCCATACCTTGGTCCGGAGAAGCGGCGCGATATTTAATCATCTGGTTTATATTTATTGGAAGCAGCTTCGCGGTTAGAGAGCGAGCACATGCAAAAGTGGATGTATTGGTTTCCTATGTTTCTCCGAGAGTCCAAAAAGTCTTGTCTATTTTAGCGTCTTTTTTTGCTATTAACTTTTGCGTATTTTTGATCGTATCCGGTATTCAAACGGTTCAAAATGTTGCTGCATTTTCCAGTATAACGCCAGCGTTAGAGATTCCAATGTATATCCCTTATTTGGCGATTCCGGTTGGTGCTTCACTAATGCTGTACAGATTTTCTCAACTGATAGTAGAAGATATGAAAAGTGATCCTAATAACCAAGACGTAGAGGAGGATCACTTATGA
- a CDS encoding PQQ-dependent sugar dehydrogenase: protein MGLLIVAFMGGSQIGNAQEGEDQPVSDPVPEEPRHSGLGITLEEFTSIPPSSDSAPEARINYLSEIPDDSGRLAVPDLNGPMYLVEDGEPTEYLDIENEFPDFVDSPGLGTGFGFVTFHPDFADNGVFYTVHTEAGEALESEKPDLPYPEDTEFHGIVTEWTADDPDEDTFSGTSREVLRIGYSTHFHGIQQIDFNTTAEPGDEDYGLLYIGSGDGESVPDFSTVPQDKNKPQGKILRINPRDTDEDGNGYGIPSTNPFIEESDALDEVYALGLRNPHRFSWDDYEGEARMFLGNIGEQRVDSVYEVEAGDNFGWNEREGSFRFDWEDPENVYPLPEDDDRFGFTYPVIELDNPRDVNAVVGGFVYRGEEIPELQGKYIFSDVVSGTVYYSDVEELQSEGEDASVYTLDLFDNEGENVTMLELAGDDASRVDFRFGQDADGELYVMSKQNGEIWKVSDAKHVVTDVMNEEEWDPITPEKWEFTGEEVILVEAGEERPGPRRPSEYAILTEGPEFSSVQIDADVRIDVPEPIGRDVIMIFGYQSDTEFYYAHLSEDNGIYAHNGIFVVNNGDRERIDDQWDGSEGPLRPLLIKNLIKCG, encoded by the coding sequence ATGGGATTACTCATTGTGGCATTCATGGGAGGCAGTCAAATAGGGAACGCCCAGGAAGGTGAGGATCAACCGGTTTCGGATCCGGTTCCCGAGGAACCGCGCCATTCAGGATTGGGTATTACACTGGAAGAATTCACTAGCATTCCTCCATCCAGTGACTCGGCGCCTGAGGCTAGGATCAATTATTTAAGTGAAATTCCTGATGACTCAGGACGTTTAGCCGTGCCTGATCTTAATGGGCCAATGTATTTAGTGGAGGATGGGGAGCCAACCGAGTATCTGGATATTGAGAATGAATTCCCTGATTTTGTAGACTCCCCGGGATTAGGAACAGGCTTTGGCTTTGTCACATTCCATCCCGATTTCGCTGATAATGGTGTTTTTTACACAGTACACACTGAAGCGGGAGAAGCCCTCGAGTCAGAAAAACCTGACCTGCCTTATCCGGAAGACACAGAGTTTCATGGGATAGTGACGGAATGGACAGCTGATGATCCTGATGAAGATACGTTTAGTGGTACAAGTCGTGAAGTGTTGCGGATTGGATACTCTACGCACTTCCACGGAATACAGCAGATTGATTTTAATACCACAGCTGAGCCCGGGGACGAAGATTATGGTTTACTTTACATTGGATCAGGTGATGGAGAATCAGTCCCTGACTTTTCAACCGTTCCACAGGATAAGAACAAGCCGCAAGGAAAAATATTGCGAATTAATCCGAGAGATACGGATGAGGACGGCAATGGATACGGCATTCCGTCTACGAATCCTTTCATAGAGGAATCTGACGCATTGGATGAAGTCTACGCACTAGGATTACGTAATCCGCATCGCTTTAGCTGGGATGATTATGAGGGAGAAGCACGAATGTTCCTAGGAAATATTGGTGAACAAAGAGTGGACTCAGTATATGAAGTCGAAGCGGGAGATAACTTTGGATGGAACGAGCGAGAGGGTTCATTTAGATTTGATTGGGAAGACCCCGAGAATGTATATCCTCTTCCTGAAGATGATGACAGGTTTGGGTTCACTTATCCAGTGATTGAGCTAGATAATCCGAGAGATGTAAACGCAGTCGTAGGAGGCTTCGTTTACCGTGGTGAAGAAATTCCGGAATTGCAGGGAAAATATATCTTCAGTGATGTCGTAAGCGGTACCGTTTACTATTCCGATGTTGAGGAATTGCAAAGTGAGGGCGAGGATGCAAGCGTTTATACGCTGGATCTATTTGATAATGAAGGTGAAAATGTGACCATGCTTGAATTAGCCGGTGACGATGCGTCTCGAGTTGATTTCAGATTTGGTCAAGATGCTGATGGAGAACTGTATGTGATGTCAAAACAAAATGGTGAAATATGGAAAGTGTCGGACGCCAAGCATGTAGTAACGGATGTAATGAATGAGGAAGAGTGGGACCCTATCACCCCGGAAAAATGGGAGTTTACCGGTGAAGAAGTTATCCTTGTGGAAGCGGGAGAAGAACGTCCGGGTCCAAGACGTCCTTCTGAGTACGCAATATTAACAGAAGGGCCGGAATTCAGTTCTGTTCAAATCGATGCTGATGTACGAATCGATGTTCCTGAACCGATTGGACGCGATGTGATAATGATTTTTGGCTATCAATCCGACACGGAGTTCTACTATGCCCACTTATCAGAAGACAATGGCATTTACGCTCATAACGGTATTTTTGTTGTCAACAATGGTGATAGAGAGCGGATTGATGATCAATGGGACGGCTCGGAAGGCCCCCTCCGGCCATTACTGATCAAGAATTTAATCAAGTGCGGATAA
- a CDS encoding TRAP transporter substrate-binding protein, translating to MKKLWLSGSMVATLVIASACGISSEEVSEDQADSDTNDDQEEVSETDTSDAEYEIQFAHVVNPGTAKGQAADYFADLLEERSDGQIAVSVYPDSQLGSDREIIEQMQSGTVEMNAPFTGVLPSFVPQYQVYDLPYLFEDREHAFELSTGELGDALNEYLPDQDLRFLGFWDGGFKHFTNSDKPIESLEDMQGLSMRASQSPLLISQFEAWGASAESIDLNELYTSLEQGTVDGQENPLSNIVSQSYYEAQDYMTYSEHGYMGYPLLISESFYQELPEDLQETLHEVADEVNEWQWEVSEQSEEEYAETLEEASIEVNELPEEEREEFREASEEVYDEFRENIEDGEEILDIVEN from the coding sequence ATGAAAAAGCTTTGGTTAAGTGGATCAATGGTTGCTACACTAGTAATCGCAAGCGCTTGTGGCATTAGCAGTGAGGAAGTGTCAGAGGATCAAGCCGACAGTGACACTAATGATGATCAAGAGGAAGTCAGTGAAACCGATACTAGCGATGCTGAGTATGAAATACAATTCGCGCATGTTGTAAATCCGGGTACTGCAAAAGGGCAGGCAGCCGATTATTTTGCTGATTTATTGGAAGAGAGGTCAGATGGTCAAATCGCTGTAAGCGTTTACCCTGATTCTCAATTAGGTAGTGATCGCGAAATCATTGAACAAATGCAATCAGGAACTGTAGAAATGAACGCGCCTTTCACAGGTGTTTTACCTTCTTTTGTACCGCAGTATCAAGTATATGATTTACCCTATTTATTTGAAGATCGAGAGCATGCTTTTGAACTGTCCACAGGAGAGCTGGGAGATGCTCTCAATGAATATCTCCCGGACCAAGACTTAAGATTTTTAGGATTTTGGGATGGCGGCTTTAAACATTTTACAAATTCCGATAAGCCTATTGAAAGCCTTGAAGATATGCAGGGATTATCAATGCGGGCATCTCAAAGTCCTCTACTCATTTCACAATTTGAAGCTTGGGGGGCCAGCGCTGAATCGATAGACTTAAATGAATTGTATACTTCATTGGAGCAGGGTACGGTAGATGGGCAAGAAAATCCTTTGTCCAATATTGTCTCGCAAAGCTATTATGAAGCTCAGGACTATATGACTTATAGTGAACATGGATATATGGGGTATCCACTGCTCATCAGTGAAAGCTTTTATCAAGAGCTTCCTGAAGATTTACAAGAAACTCTTCACGAAGTTGCTGATGAAGTAAATGAATGGCAATGGGAAGTTTCTGAACAATCCGAAGAGGAATATGCTGAGACACTAGAAGAGGCATCTATAGAGGTTAACGAACTGCCCGAGGAGGAGAGGGAAGAATTCAGAGAAGCGAGTGAAGAGGTTTATGATGAGTTCAGAGAGAATATTGAAGATGGAGAAGAAATATTAGATATAGTGGAAAACTAG
- the nhaC gene encoding Na+/H+ antiporter NhaC gives MENKASLRGSLLVLLIVMLVLGFSILYYGTAPHIPILIGAMIVTIYGFLLGFKWDEMEKSIVNGIAQGIAPILILSLIGTLIGVWVLNGTVQTITYYGLQLLSPATFLVSAVVITAIVATMVGSSLSAMGTIGVSLMGVAYGMDVSPAMAAGAIVSGAMFGDKLSPLSDTTNLAAATAKTNIFEHIRHMLWTTIPALIIALIIFAVIGFATTQGAADTSQIEEMMAVLQSEFTISVVTLLSPLLIIGLAVARVKPIPSLAMGLIVAALTTFVTAPGSTLGDIMVAAHSGFAVETGFAPIDELLDLGGLEDMLFGISLIIIALAFGGIIQGTGITEALITGMQKVLRSRGNTIASTLASCLGVNVATGEQYLSIILPGQMYEDAYKRHNLHPKNLSRTIEDGGTILHPLVPWGVIGAFVMTTLNVGMDYVFFVFLSLVTPFIALFYAYTGWTLAKRDDDSS, from the coding sequence GTGGAAAATAAAGCAAGTCTTCGTGGTTCCCTGTTGGTTTTATTGATCGTCATGCTCGTTCTTGGTTTTAGTATCCTTTATTATGGGACAGCCCCTCACATTCCAATTTTAATCGGCGCGATGATCGTTACGATTTATGGGTTCTTGCTCGGTTTTAAATGGGATGAGATGGAAAAGTCGATCGTTAATGGCATCGCGCAAGGAATCGCCCCGATCCTGATTCTCAGTTTAATCGGGACACTCATTGGCGTCTGGGTATTGAATGGCACGGTTCAAACCATTACATATTACGGTTTACAGCTTTTATCTCCCGCTACGTTTCTCGTTTCCGCCGTGGTCATCACCGCGATTGTGGCGACGATGGTCGGGAGTTCGTTAAGTGCCATGGGTACGATTGGTGTCTCGCTCATGGGGGTTGCCTACGGGATGGATGTGTCACCGGCAATGGCCGCGGGCGCGATCGTGAGCGGCGCGATGTTCGGCGATAAATTGTCGCCCCTCTCAGACACGACCAATCTTGCCGCAGCAACAGCAAAAACAAACATTTTTGAACACATCCGCCATATGTTATGGACGACGATACCGGCGCTTATCATAGCATTGATTATTTTTGCTGTGATTGGATTTGCCACAACGCAAGGGGCAGCAGACACGAGCCAAATCGAAGAAATGATGGCCGTTTTGCAATCGGAATTTACGATTAGTGTCGTAACGCTTTTATCTCCACTACTTATTATTGGTTTGGCTGTCGCGAGGGTGAAGCCAATCCCTTCATTGGCGATGGGGCTTATCGTCGCGGCTTTGACGACATTTGTAACCGCACCCGGAAGTACACTCGGGGATATTATGGTAGCCGCCCACTCCGGCTTTGCCGTGGAAACCGGTTTTGCTCCGATTGATGAGCTACTGGACTTGGGTGGCTTGGAAGACATGCTCTTCGGGATATCGCTAATTATTATCGCGCTTGCATTCGGCGGGATTATTCAAGGAACTGGCATAACCGAAGCGTTAATAACCGGGATGCAGAAGGTTCTGAGAAGCCGGGGCAACACGATCGCCTCCACGTTGGCCTCTTGCCTTGGTGTGAACGTCGCCACAGGGGAACAATATTTATCGATTATCCTCCCGGGACAGATGTATGAAGATGCCTATAAACGTCACAACCTTCATCCAAAAAACCTCAGCCGAACGATTGAAGACGGCGGCACCATCCTGCACCCCCTCGTCCCATGGGGCGTCATCGGAGCATTCGTCATGACAACGTTGAATGTCGGGATGGATTATGTGTTCTTTGTTTTCCTTAGTCTTGTGACGCCATTTATCGCGCTGTTTTATGCGTATACGGGATGGACGTTGGCGAAGAGGGATGATGATTCGTCGTAA
- a CDS encoding FIMAH domain-containing protein, giving the protein MRITHDADTGDIAVYMEGSEEPLMTANDTTFDSGRIGFGSFDDIGTIRDLTVTGSGEQDDEPISAESIKTLVANFDESGAFANEEASHSLLRHLTAVGHYEDQGAVEKVVQHMGGFHDLLDHQLDNELISQEAFDELNSQAEALVQEWE; this is encoded by the coding sequence GTGCGGATAACACATGATGCCGATACCGGTGATATTGCAGTTTATATGGAGGGGTCCGAAGAACCGTTAATGACAGCTAATGATACGACCTTCGATTCCGGACGTATTGGCTTTGGGTCATTTGACGACATCGGAACGATACGCGATCTAACGGTTACTGGAAGCGGTGAACAAGATGATGAACCAATCAGTGCCGAAAGTATAAAAACCCTTGTTGCGAATTTTGATGAAAGCGGAGCATTTGCTAATGAAGAAGCATCCCACTCCTTATTGCGACATTTGACAGCTGTCGGTCACTATGAAGATCAAGGAGCTGTGGAAAAAGTAGTCCAACACATGGGAGGATTTCACGATTTACTTGACCATCAGCTCGACAATGAATTGATCTCCCAAGAGGCATTTGATGAGCTGAATAGTCAAGCTGAAGCATTAGTACAGGAATGGGAATAA
- a CDS encoding type 1 glutamine amidotransferase domain-containing protein, producing MANNKKILMVVTNGQEMSNGHFAGIWLSEFAEPYEELRANGYEVTVVSPKGGESRIDKNSLENDTIPDGWQEIARLLKNTEAIDNVNADDYEGIFLPGGHGTMFDFPDNAKLHSLLRNFAEDGKSIGAVCHGPAGLVGATLNDGTPIVKNKTVTAFTDSEERGVQLENEVPFMLESKLRELGASFVTAEDWAENTQTDGKLVTGQNPQSSISVAKQLVKTLEA from the coding sequence ATGGCTAACAATAAAAAAATCTTGATGGTCGTCACCAACGGCCAGGAAATGAGCAACGGACATTTTGCCGGCATTTGGCTATCGGAATTCGCCGAGCCGTATGAGGAATTGCGGGCAAATGGGTACGAGGTTACTGTCGTCAGCCCGAAAGGCGGCGAATCTCGCATCGATAAAAACAGCTTGGAAAATGACACCATCCCGGATGGCTGGCAAGAGATTGCCCGTCTTTTGAAAAACACGGAAGCGATTGATAACGTGAACGCCGATGACTACGAAGGCATTTTCCTTCCCGGCGGCCATGGAACGATGTTTGATTTCCCCGATAACGCAAAGCTTCATTCTTTGCTTCGCAATTTCGCGGAAGACGGAAAATCGATCGGAGCCGTCTGCCATGGACCTGCCGGATTGGTTGGCGCTACCCTGAACGACGGAACACCAATCGTGAAAAATAAAACCGTTACGGCATTCACCGATTCCGAAGAACGTGGCGTGCAACTGGAAAACGAAGTACCTTTTATGTTGGAAAGCAAACTGAGAGAGCTCGGCGCATCATTCGTCACCGCCGAAGATTGGGCGGAAAACACGCAAACCGACGGCAAGCTCGTCACGGGCCAAAACCCGCAATCGTCCATTAGCGTGGCCAAGCAATTGGTGAAAACTTTAGAAGCGTAA
- a CDS encoding TRAP transporter large permease, with product MIAILLFIVLMVIGTPLAAALGLGSIYAVLDAGHSLDNVTRNMFSGIDSFTLMAIPFFIFAGDLMLAGGASRRLIDVAKKVVGWATGGLPIAGVLSSMFFASLSGSSPATVAAVGGVMIPTLRDAQYTAKFSVGLMCAAGSLGIIIPPSITLLVYGVTAEVSISELFIAGIIPGIFIGFVLIIVSYVIARKQGHKPGEKSSIKEIVRSFLDAFWGILMPVIVLGGIYFGVFTPTEAAAVAIFYSLFIGMFVYREINMKKLFEVTKRSVLISSMVMIVIASAQIFSWYLTMEQIPSDIASNVLAISTNPIIIMLLITLILLIVGMFMDTSAAVLILTPIFLPIVMEFGMSPIHLGVVMIVNLAIGMCTPPFGLNLFVGAGISKLPLATVIRATLPFVFVLIIALLVITFTPGMSTFLPSFIND from the coding sequence ATGATTGCTATTCTTTTATTCATCGTATTAATGGTTATAGGTACACCTTTGGCAGCAGCGCTCGGGCTTGGCAGCATTTATGCCGTGCTTGATGCCGGTCATTCTTTGGATAATGTTACACGAAACATGTTTTCAGGGATAGATTCGTTTACCTTAATGGCGATTCCGTTTTTCATTTTTGCCGGTGATTTAATGTTGGCCGGGGGCGCTTCGAGAAGATTAATTGATGTAGCGAAAAAGGTAGTGGGCTGGGCAACGGGCGGTCTGCCAATTGCCGGGGTATTGTCTTCAATGTTCTTTGCCTCACTCTCAGGATCCAGTCCCGCTACTGTTGCAGCAGTGGGCGGCGTTATGATTCCAACACTTAGGGATGCGCAGTATACTGCAAAATTTTCCGTAGGTTTAATGTGTGCTGCCGGTTCACTGGGGATTATCATCCCACCCAGTATCACTTTACTCGTATATGGAGTCACAGCCGAAGTTTCGATCAGTGAATTATTTATAGCCGGGATTATACCGGGGATATTTATAGGATTTGTGCTCATTATTGTTAGTTATGTAATCGCTAGGAAACAAGGACATAAGCCTGGAGAAAAAAGTTCAATCAAAGAGATCGTGCGCTCTTTCCTAGATGCTTTTTGGGGAATACTCATGCCGGTGATCGTTCTCGGCGGCATTTATTTCGGCGTGTTTACACCAACTGAAGCAGCGGCTGTCGCGATTTTTTACAGTTTGTTTATCGGAATGTTTGTTTATAGAGAAATCAATATGAAGAAGTTATTTGAGGTTACCAAACGTTCCGTACTGATTTCATCTATGGTTATGATTGTTATCGCAAGTGCGCAAATTTTCAGCTGGTATTTAACGATGGAGCAAATTCCAAGTGACATAGCCAGCAATGTCCTTGCCATCTCGACTAACCCTATTATTATCATGTTGCTGATTACACTGATTCTACTCATAGTCGGAATGTTCATGGATACAAGTGCAGCTGTTCTCATACTGACACCAATATTCCTGCCTATTGTTATGGAATTTGGAATGAGTCCTATTCATTTAGGTGTTGTTATGATCGTGAATTTGGCTATTGGAATGTGTACTCCACCTTTTGGATTGAATTTATTTGTTGGAGCAGGTATAAGTAAACTGCCTTTAGCTACTGTAATAAGGGCAACGCTCCCGTTTGTTTTCGTACTCATCATCGCGTTGCTCGTCATTACATTTACGCCCGGTATGTCAACATTCTTGCCTTCGTTTATAAATGATTAG